One genomic window of bacterium includes the following:
- the ileS gene encoding isoleucine--tRNA ligase, translating into MTEQQKINYKDTLNLPATDFKMKADANVREIDIQKFWEDNKIYEKNLDQRNKTNKFILHDGPPYLSSDKIHIGTALNKILKDIVIKYKSQSGFYSPYVPGYDGHGLPIENAVVKSIKGGREAVTSTELRRQCREFAYKNLKGQEENFKRLGVLGNWEHPYITIDAKFEAAQIKVFGEMAKRGYIYKGLKPVYWCASCETALAEAEVEYADHTSHSVYVKFKFEEEEAKKAYTQAGIDSDKPLFAVIWTTTPWTLPANLAISLNPKLEYVFVNKDSEVYVIAKELLAAVSQNLGWDENSVEITGSVIGEKLELLKARHPFLDRDSLIILGEHVTTEAGTGLVHTAPGHGLEDYEVGNKYKIGVLSPVNHKGIFTSDAGKFEGMPYYKANTEIINELKELNALLKHGEISHSYPHCWRCKHPVIYRATEQWFVNVESYRDKALKAIDEVNWIPASGHQRIYKMVESRSDWCISRQRAWGVPIPVFYCDDCGESIITDETINNVSEIFAKESSDAWTKYSAQELLPSGFKCPKCTSSNLRKENDIMDVWFDSGVTHYSVVDARKDELGETPVELYLEGSDQHRGWFQSSLLTSVAIKDRAPYKSVLTHGFVLAADGRKMSKSMGNVVEPQKIVNKYGADVLRLWTASVDYTNDVKIGENIILQLVEVFKKVRNTARFILGNLYDFNPAENYVEYEKLNEIDKYALHKLQILIENVTASFEDFEFYKYYQLIQNFVSVDLSSLYFDIIKDRLYTAGSDSLSRRSSQTVLFEILQALVRLLVPVTPHLAEDIWQHIIPEQRGNIESVLLTDWAKVNQQFKNEEIITKWDKIIALREIVTRAIEPVRAEKKIGSSLESAVLIKVTNPEIKTLLETLENELAGVFITSQATLINDSEAPQNLLNQHEEDVYKIYVTSAVGEKCDRCWKFSETLSSGICPACQDAIS; encoded by the coding sequence ATTCATTCTTCATGACGGTCCTCCATACCTGAGTTCGGATAAAATTCACATAGGTACGGCTCTAAACAAGATTTTAAAGGATATAGTAATCAAATACAAATCACAATCGGGTTTTTATAGCCCTTACGTTCCGGGATATGACGGGCATGGGCTTCCTATAGAAAATGCAGTCGTAAAATCCATAAAAGGCGGCAGAGAAGCTGTAACTTCTACGGAATTAAGGCGCCAATGCAGGGAATTTGCCTACAAAAATCTTAAAGGACAGGAAGAAAACTTTAAAAGATTGGGTGTTTTAGGGAACTGGGAACATCCTTATATAACAATAGATGCCAAATTTGAAGCTGCGCAAATTAAAGTTTTTGGCGAAATGGCTAAAAGAGGATATATATACAAAGGCTTAAAACCAGTTTACTGGTGTGCAAGCTGCGAAACAGCACTTGCAGAGGCAGAAGTGGAATATGCTGACCATACTTCGCACAGTGTGTATGTTAAATTCAAATTTGAGGAAGAAGAAGCCAAAAAGGCTTATACGCAGGCAGGTATTGATTCGGATAAACCTTTATTTGCGGTCATCTGGACAACTACTCCATGGACACTTCCTGCAAACCTCGCTATATCTTTAAATCCAAAACTCGAATATGTATTTGTCAATAAAGACAGTGAAGTTTATGTAATAGCAAAAGAACTTTTAGCGGCTGTTTCACAAAATTTAGGGTGGGACGAAAATTCGGTTGAAATAACAGGTTCTGTAATCGGTGAAAAGCTGGAGCTTCTTAAAGCAAGGCATCCTTTCCTTGACAGGGACAGCTTAATAATCCTCGGAGAACACGTTACAACAGAAGCAGGTACAGGTCTGGTTCATACAGCCCCCGGTCATGGTCTTGAAGATTATGAAGTAGGCAATAAATATAAAATAGGTGTGCTTTCTCCTGTTAATCACAAAGGTATATTCACTTCCGATGCAGGAAAGTTTGAAGGAATGCCTTATTATAAAGCTAATACGGAAATTATAAACGAGCTTAAAGAACTTAACGCTTTATTAAAACATGGAGAAATTTCTCACAGCTATCCGCATTGCTGGAGATGTAAGCACCCTGTAATATACAGAGCAACCGAACAATGGTTTGTAAATGTCGAATCATACAGGGATAAAGCACTTAAAGCTATTGATGAAGTAAACTGGATTCCTGCAAGCGGACATCAGAGAATCTATAAGATGGTGGAGTCCCGTTCTGACTGGTGTATAAGCAGGCAAAGAGCATGGGGCGTTCCAATACCTGTATTTTACTGTGATGATTGCGGCGAATCTATTATTACAGACGAAACCATAAACAATGTTTCAGAAATTTTCGCAAAAGAATCATCAGATGCATGGACAAAATATTCAGCGCAAGAACTGCTTCCTTCAGGATTTAAATGTCCAAAATGCACCAGCAGTAATTTAAGAAAAGAAAATGATATCATGGATGTCTGGTTTGACAGCGGTGTAACTCATTATTCAGTGGTTGATGCAAGAAAAGACGAACTTGGAGAAACACCTGTAGAGCTTTATCTTGAAGGTTCAGACCAACACAGGGGTTGGTTCCAGTCTTCGCTTTTGACCAGCGTGGCTATTAAAGACAGAGCTCCTTATAAATCAGTATTAACACATGGTTTTGTACTTGCTGCCGATGGAAGGAAAATGAGCAAAAGCATGGGCAACGTTGTAGAACCGCAAAAAATCGTCAATAAGTACGGTGCTGATGTTTTAAGACTCTGGACTGCAAGTGTTGATTACACAAACGACGTTAAAATCGGAGAAAATATAATACTTCAGCTTGTTGAGGTCTTTAAAAAAGTCAGAAATACAGCCAGATTTATTCTCGGAAATTTATACGATTTCAATCCTGCCGAAAATTATGTGGAATACGAAAAACTCAATGAAATCGATAAATATGCGCTTCATAAACTTCAAATCCTTATTGAAAACGTAACAGCATCATTTGAAGATTTTGAATTTTATAAATATTATCAGCTTATTCAGAATTTCGTTTCTGTTGATTTAAGCTCTCTTTACTTTGATATTATTAAAGACAGGCTTTATACAGCGGGCTCAGATTCGCTTTCAAGGCGTTCAAGCCAGACAGTGCTTTTTGAAATTCTTCAGGCTCTTGTGAGGTTGCTTGTTCCTGTAACTCCACACCTTGCCGAAGACATCTGGCAGCACATAATTCCTGAACAACGCGGTAATATCGAAAGCGTATTGCTTACTGATTGGGCAAAAGTAAATCAGCAGTTCAAAAATGAAGAAATTATCACCAAATGGGATAAAATAATTGCGCTTAGAGAAATCGTAACCAGAGCTATCGAGCCTGTACGAGCCGAGAAGAAAATCGGAAGTTCTCTTGAATCAGCAGTATTAATAAAAGTAACCAATCCTGAAATTAAAACACTCCTTGAAACTCTGGAAAATGAGCTTGCCGGAGTATTTATAACTTCTCAGGCAACTTTAATCAATGATTCAGAAGCCCCTCAAAATCTTTTAAATCAGCATGAAGAAGATGTCTATAAAATTTATGTAACTTCTGCGGTTGGTGAAAAATGCGACAGATGTTGGAAATTTTCAGAAACACTCTCCAGCGGTATTTGCCCTGCATGTCAGGATGCTATTTCTTAA
- a CDS encoding alpha-amylase family glycosyl hydrolase, translating into MQIKNSSLIAVKQNREKQADSKMPFRTRQSNPIISFSSATLSNEKTLSAFKKFKAYSLNSILTAPSKISFGSADVSAELENIKSGCNFNKDKNTLEFGLLSKNAGHIELYIYKKAYGKENDYKEVAKIQMKNLNNKWGASVKNDCLQENGIDINKDAVYYGYRVWGKKGSNWEYDKNWIPGADTGFKSHVDDKGNRFNPNKLLTDPEATEISHDPVTVGINEDGSKYKTGINAYKIDTATFAPKSIFIMPKEENSLELAQRPSRPLSSDVIYETHLKGLTAGHTKETLVNLYNSFIPEYKNKPEEQQIKDMIAKIQSPPEKGGWDKKYAGTYKGAGFMAFYLKLLGTTEVEFLPFQEFQNSEKDNFWKNYWGYMTLSYKAPERNYAYDKTPGGPTREVKEMVNEFHKQDLKVCMDVVYNHTAESESDIARTKNSVDERQLFNLRGIDNTSYYQTTPDKKQYFDTNGCGANLNAANPIAQQLVIDSLKYWKDQIKVDSFRFDLATILGNTRADDSKGGKYGFYFDPKHKDSLLHKIETQVGVRSEENIQGVDFIAEPWGFGEQRAENKENTFQVGNFSPNYAEWNGLVRDDLRKSINKPEEVSLLNLIKTFAGSSETFKYNKPRSVNFIDCHDGYTMHDLFAYNNKRTIEQCSEGGNDYNISWDQGGDVNHRKQAIRTAQVLLSISAGTPMIQGGDERYRTTLGNNNAWNLDSSLNYIDWGNPAHQADINKLRKAGKLKYTDFLENRDEDKTYQMNEQEKQELTRFTSRLFNFRKNHPALRPAIYYTEKDLNGKNGKNINWLDGDAKEINGADTYGKEYLNSPNNAVIAYKVDSTEFKDPVTLKTDPATSIYVAYNKGFGAFNLTLPEHQLPNKQWFLVADTSSNPNKLLENENIKKEGEEVAVKGNKITCDARSALIFIEKDKVN; encoded by the coding sequence ATGCAAATAAAAAATTCTTCTTTAATAGCTGTTAAACAAAATCGAGAAAAACAGGCTGATTCAAAAATGCCTTTCAGAACAAGACAAAGCAATCCGATTATTAGTTTTTCTTCCGCCACTTTAAGCAACGAAAAAACATTATCAGCGTTTAAAAAATTTAAAGCTTATTCTTTGAACAGTATTTTAACCGCTCCGTCAAAAATATCTTTTGGCTCAGCAGACGTATCTGCTGAGCTTGAAAATATTAAATCAGGTTGTAATTTTAATAAAGATAAAAATACTCTTGAATTTGGACTTCTTTCCAAAAATGCAGGACATATTGAACTCTATATATACAAAAAAGCTTACGGGAAAGAAAATGATTATAAAGAAGTAGCAAAAATTCAGATGAAAAATCTGAATAATAAATGGGGAGCCTCAGTAAAGAATGATTGTCTTCAAGAAAATGGTATAGATATAAATAAAGATGCTGTATATTACGGCTATAGAGTGTGGGGAAAAAAGGGTTCAAATTGGGAATATGATAAAAATTGGATTCCCGGAGCTGATACCGGTTTTAAATCTCATGTAGACGATAAAGGAAATCGTTTTAATCCCAATAAGCTTTTAACTGATCCGGAAGCCACAGAAATAAGCCATGATCCTGTAACTGTAGGAATTAATGAAGACGGTTCAAAATACAAAACAGGAATAAATGCTTATAAAATAGATACAGCAACTTTTGCACCTAAATCAATATTTATAATGCCAAAAGAAGAAAATTCATTAGAGCTTGCCCAAAGACCTTCACGTCCTTTATCAAGCGATGTCATTTATGAAACACATTTAAAAGGCTTAACAGCAGGTCATACAAAAGAAACTCTTGTAAATCTTTATAATTCTTTCATTCCTGAATATAAAAATAAACCGGAAGAGCAGCAAATTAAAGATATGATAGCAAAAATCCAGTCTCCTCCTGAAAAAGGCGGTTGGGATAAAAAATATGCGGGAACTTATAAAGGTGCCGGATTTATGGCTTTCTACCTTAAACTTTTAGGCACTACCGAGGTTGAATTTTTACCTTTTCAGGAATTTCAAAATTCTGAAAAAGATAACTTTTGGAAAAACTACTGGGGATACATGACACTTTCTTATAAAGCTCCTGAAAGAAATTACGCTTATGACAAAACTCCGGGCGGACCTACACGGGAAGTTAAAGAGATGGTAAATGAATTTCATAAACAAGACTTAAAAGTATGTATGGATGTTGTCTATAATCATACCGCAGAAAGTGAAAGCGATATTGCCAGAACCAAAAATTCTGTTGATGAACGGCAATTATTCAATTTAAGAGGGATTGATAATACTTCTTACTATCAAACAACTCCCGACAAAAAACAATATTTTGATACCAACGGTTGTGGTGCAAACCTCAATGCAGCTAATCCTATAGCTCAACAATTAGTTATTGACTCTCTGAAATACTGGAAAGATCAGATTAAAGTTGATAGTTTCAGGTTTGATCTTGCTACTATTTTAGGCAATACGAGAGCTGACGATTCAAAAGGCGGAAAATACGGATTTTATTTTGACCCTAAACACAAAGATAGTCTTCTGCATAAAATTGAAACACAGGTAGGAGTCAGATCTGAAGAAAATATTCAGGGTGTTGATTTTATAGCAGAGCCATGGGGTTTTGGAGAACAGAGAGCCGAAAACAAGGAAAATACTTTTCAGGTCGGAAACTTTTCACCTAATTATGCTGAATGGAATGGTCTGGTTCGCGATGATTTGAGAAAATCTATTAACAAACCTGAAGAGGTATCGTTGTTGAATTTAATAAAAACCTTTGCGGGTTCCTCGGAAACATTTAAATATAATAAACCAAGAAGCGTTAATTTTATTGACTGTCATGACGGGTATACAATGCATGATCTTTTTGCCTATAACAATAAAAGGACGATAGAACAATGCTCTGAAGGCGGAAATGATTATAATATTTCTTGGGATCAAGGAGGAGATGTAAATCATAGAAAGCAGGCTATAAGAACAGCGCAGGTATTGCTTTCTATTTCTGCGGGGACTCCGATGATTCAGGGTGGAGATGAAAGATATAGAACCACTCTGGGTAATAACAATGCTTGGAATCTTGACAGTTCTCTTAATTACATAGACTGGGGAAATCCTGCTCATCAAGCTGACATTAATAAATTAAGAAAAGCCGGCAAATTAAAATATACGGATTTTCTTGAAAACAGAGATGAAGATAAAACATATCAAATGAACGAACAAGAAAAACAGGAATTAACTAGATTTACAAGCAGGTTATTTAATTTCAGGAAAAATCATCCTGCTTTAAGGCCGGCAATATATTATACAGAAAAAGACCTTAACGGTAAAAACGGTAAAAATATAAACTGGCTTGACGGAGATGCAAAAGAAATAAATGGAGCAGATACTTACGGAAAAGAATACTTAAATAGTCCTAATAATGCAGTCATTGCCTATAAAGTAGATTCAACAGAATTTAAAGATCCTGTTACTTTAAAAACAGATCCTGCTACTTCTATATATGTCGCATATAATAAAGGATTTGGTGCTTTTAATCTAACATTGCCAGAACATCAACTTCCAAACAAACAATGGTTTCTTGTAGCAGACACTTCCTCCAATCCTAATAAATTACTCGAAAATGAAAATATAAAAAAAGAAGGGGAAGAGGTTGCTGTAAAAGGTAATAAAATCACTTGCGATGCAAGAAGCGCACTTATATTTATCGAAAAGGATAAAGTAAATTAA
- a CDS encoding tyrosine-type recombinase/integrase: MTVKKRKDAKTWGYDFYDVYKRRHQKQGFKTKSEAQRAEAKAMETADKGIKLTNTEAKFTDLAASFIELYAKVYLKKSTINNYENQLKYYILPYFNEIKVRDITPEIISKFISQHKQSELKNRSINHAILTIKRVLNYGVDNGIIFYNPASKIKKLSEEITEQRFLNEEQIKTILATAKENFPNFYPLIYTATYTGCRQGELLALTWDCIDLANKKLLIKENLYRGTIGTPKTKTSARTIDISQGLVDVLTEWRDKCPKSHYRLVFPNKLGNYQDSKNMINRYFNYCLNFAEIPKIRWHDLRHTYVSLLIAKEVDYKYIQQQIGHASIKITLDTYGHLMPSIYQKCKSIINEL; this comes from the coding sequence ATGACTGTTAAAAAGAGAAAAGATGCAAAGACTTGGGGCTATGACTTTTACGATGTTTATAAAAGAAGACATCAAAAACAAGGTTTTAAGACTAAGTCAGAAGCTCAAAGAGCAGAAGCTAAAGCAATGGAAACAGCCGACAAAGGAATTAAACTAACCAATACAGAAGCCAAGTTTACAGACTTAGCTGCTTCCTTCATAGAACTTTATGCCAAAGTATATTTGAAAAAATCAACAATAAACAATTATGAAAATCAGTTAAAATATTATATTCTTCCATATTTTAATGAAATAAAAGTAAGGGATATAACACCTGAAATCATAAGTAAATTTATAAGCCAGCATAAGCAATCAGAGCTTAAAAATAGAAGTATTAATCATGCTATTTTAACAATAAAAAGGGTTTTAAACTATGGTGTAGATAACGGCATAATTTTTTATAATCCTGCTAGCAAAATCAAAAAATTATCAGAAGAAATAACAGAACAAAGATTTTTGAATGAAGAGCAGATAAAAACAATATTAGCTACTGCAAAAGAAAACTTTCCTAATTTTTATCCTTTAATTTATACCGCTACGTATACAGGTTGCAGGCAAGGAGAGTTGCTTGCTTTAACATGGGATTGTATTGATTTAGCTAATAAAAAACTTCTAATAAAAGAAAATCTTTATAGAGGAACTATTGGGACTCCTAAAACAAAAACATCAGCAAGAACAATAGATATTTCACAAGGTTTAGTTGATGTTTTAACTGAGTGGAGAGATAAATGCCCTAAAAGTCATTATAGATTGGTATTCCCTAATAAATTAGGTAACTATCAAGATTCAAAAAATATGATAAATAGATATTTTAATTATTGCTTAAATTTTGCTGAAATACCTAAAATCAGATGGCACGATTTAAGACATACTTATGTATCATTATTGATAGCAAAAGAAGTTGATTATAAATATATTCAACAGCAAATAGGACATGCTTCAATTAAAATAACGTTAGACACCTACGGTCATTTGATGCCGAGTATTTATCAAAAATGCAAATCTATAATAAATGAGTTATAA
- a CDS encoding helix-turn-helix domain-containing protein: MNKLLKPAEIAEIINVSLNTIYTWVYNKKIPHMKIGGALRFSEQEIIDWIEKSRIVVEG, encoded by the coding sequence ATGAACAAATTACTAAAACCAGCAGAAATTGCTGAAATAATAAATGTATCTTTAAACACAATTTATACGTGGGTTTACAACAAAAAAATCCCTCATATGAAGATAGGAGGGGCTTTAAGGTTTTCTGAACAAGAAATAATTGATTGGATAGAAAAGTCTAGAATTGTTGTGGAGGGTTAA
- a CDS encoding lmo0937 family membrane protein: protein MGLLDLIILLLIIFWLGGFLFHIAGGLIHIILVIALIILVIRLIKRV, encoded by the coding sequence ATGGGATTATTAGATTTAATCATACTTCTTCTTATAATATTCTGGCTGGGAGGCTTTTTATTTCATATCGCCGGCGGCTTAATTCATATAATTCTGGTTATTGCTTTAATAATTCTGGTGATTAGACTAATCAAAAGAGTCTAG
- a CDS encoding DUF2795 domain-containing protein → MRKRVPKSKHVYGAAAIAECLKDVDFPISKNQLVRRYGNCVVEIEKGETMKLKDVLDYVEKGTFNSPVEVEKSLK, encoded by the coding sequence ATGAGAAAACGTGTACCAAAATCCAAACATGTTTATGGTGCTGCAGCAATTGCTGAATGTCTGAAAGACGTAGATTTTCCAATCTCAAAAAATCAACTTGTAAGAAGATACGGTAACTGTGTGGTTGAAATTGAAAAAGGTGAAACAATGAAGTTGAAAGATGTATTAGATTATGTTGAAAAAGGTACATTTAATTCACCTGTAGAGGTAGAGAAATCTCTTAAATAA